The proteins below are encoded in one region of Pseudoduganella armeniaca:
- a CDS encoding acyltransferase family protein has product MNATREPKSQPQFGLINLLKAVAAQLIVLHHLAFYGPMADRVRPLLPDLIDWLADTARIAVQVFLVIGGFLAAKSLAPTGQPGMSHPLAAIGHRYGKLAPPFIAATLLAVVASDWASGWMTHDSISPPPTLDQLGAHALLLHGVLGFDSVAAGAWYVAIDFQLYALLMAILWLGGAIAGGRPARWLMPAAVTLGVAVSLLHFNLDAGWDVWALYFFGSYGLGVLAWWAGDRRHRPGFVLALLVMMLIPATVALALDFRSRIALAVLTAGLLVLFGRSTTNSTGRFWSTVNTLGRISYSVFLVHFAVCLLVNAAFTRFVSPEAEPQAFGMAVAWGASLLAGAAFHRWVEVPLGAAVRLLGKLVGGPLAGQGDRFVSVR; this is encoded by the coding sequence ATGAATGCAACGCGTGAACCGAAAAGCCAGCCGCAATTTGGCCTGATCAACCTGTTGAAAGCTGTCGCGGCGCAGCTGATTGTCCTGCATCACCTGGCGTTCTACGGCCCCATGGCCGACCGCGTACGGCCGCTGCTGCCCGACCTGATCGACTGGCTGGCAGATACGGCGCGCATCGCCGTGCAGGTCTTCCTCGTCATCGGCGGCTTCCTGGCCGCCAAGTCGCTGGCGCCAACCGGGCAGCCGGGCATGTCCCATCCGCTGGCCGCGATCGGCCATCGCTACGGCAAGCTGGCACCGCCGTTCATTGCCGCCACCTTGCTGGCGGTGGTCGCTTCCGATTGGGCGTCCGGCTGGATGACGCACGATTCGATTTCCCCGCCGCCCACGCTGGATCAATTGGGCGCGCATGCCCTGCTGCTGCATGGCGTGCTGGGTTTCGATTCCGTCGCCGCCGGCGCCTGGTATGTCGCGATCGACTTCCAGCTGTATGCGCTGCTGATGGCGATACTGTGGCTGGGCGGCGCGATCGCCGGCGGCCGGCCCGCGCGCTGGCTGATGCCGGCCGCCGTCACGCTGGGCGTGGCCGTGTCGCTGCTGCATTTCAATCTGGATGCTGGCTGGGACGTGTGGGCCCTGTATTTCTTCGGCAGTTACGGCCTGGGCGTGCTGGCCTGGTGGGCCGGCGACCGTCGTCATCGGCCCGGCTTCGTGCTGGCGCTGCTGGTGATGATGCTGATCCCGGCCACCGTCGCGCTGGCGCTGGACTTCCGCAGCCGCATCGCGCTGGCGGTGCTGACGGCGGGCCTGCTGGTGCTGTTCGGTCGCAGCACCACCAATTCGACGGGACGCTTCTGGAGTACCGTCAACACGCTGGGCCGGATTTCCTACTCGGTGTTCCTGGTGCACTTCGCCGTCTGCCTGCTGGTGAACGCCGCGTTCACCCGTTTCGTGTCGCCGGAAGCTGAACCGCAGGCCTTCGGCATGGCCGTCGCGTGGGGCGCCAGCCTGCTGGCCGGCGCCGCGTTCCACCGCTGGGTCGAGGTGCCGCTGGGTGCGGCCGTTCGTCTGCTCGGCAAGCTGGTGGGCGGTCCGCTGGCAGGGCAGGGCGATCGCTTCGTGTCGGTGCGCTGA
- a CDS encoding L-dopachrome tautomerase-related protein — MASHAWSAVVLAAGIFGSAMAASPTTKYFGIEKVADFGHQVTGVTVSEDNRIFVNFPRWTEDAPISVAELQQDGSLRPFPNEAWNAWRNARKDELSPGEHWVCVQSVVADGKGNVWVLDPAAPAQATVVPGGAKLVRVSLATGTVLQNIRFDESVALQGSYLNDVRFAPDGKWAYITDSGVRGAIVVVDLATGEAKRLLDGDPSTQAKKGLVVKAGGKPLRRPDGKGVEFSADGIALSQDGKYLYWQAIKGDTLYRIATSALTEAGWRGEDISGQVQAYGKNGVADGLWIAAGSERMYITSPEDSSIKLRKLNAGAGAQPLILIQDPRLRWPDTFSEGPDGSIYVTTSRIQDSAFFKPGAPIALPTSLWRLREGK, encoded by the coding sequence ATGGCGTCTCACGCATGGTCCGCGGTCGTCCTGGCCGCCGGCATTTTCGGCAGCGCGATGGCCGCGTCGCCCACCACCAAGTATTTTGGCATTGAAAAAGTAGCCGATTTCGGCCACCAGGTCACCGGCGTCACCGTGTCGGAAGACAACCGCATCTTCGTCAACTTCCCGCGCTGGACGGAGGACGCGCCCATCTCGGTGGCCGAGCTGCAGCAGGACGGTTCGCTGCGGCCGTTCCCGAACGAGGCGTGGAACGCCTGGCGCAACGCCCGCAAGGACGAGCTGTCGCCCGGCGAGCACTGGGTCTGCGTGCAGAGCGTGGTCGCGGACGGCAAGGGCAACGTCTGGGTGCTCGACCCGGCCGCGCCGGCGCAAGCGACCGTGGTGCCGGGCGGCGCCAAGCTGGTGCGCGTCAGCCTGGCGACGGGCACCGTGCTGCAGAACATCCGCTTCGACGAGAGCGTCGCGCTGCAGGGCTCCTACCTGAACGACGTGCGCTTCGCGCCGGACGGCAAATGGGCCTACATCACCGATTCGGGTGTACGCGGCGCCATCGTCGTGGTCGACCTGGCGACTGGCGAGGCCAAGCGCCTGCTCGATGGCGACCCGTCCACGCAAGCGAAGAAGGGCCTGGTCGTGAAGGCGGGCGGCAAGCCGCTGCGCCGGCCGGACGGCAAGGGCGTGGAGTTCTCCGCGGACGGCATCGCGCTGTCGCAGGACGGCAAGTACCTGTACTGGCAGGCGATCAAGGGCGACACCTTGTACCGCATCGCCACCAGCGCGCTGACGGAGGCGGGCTGGCGCGGCGAAGACATCAGCGGCCAGGTGCAGGCCTATGGCAAGAACGGCGTGGCGGACGGCTTGTGGATCGCCGCTGGCAGCGAACGCATGTACATCACGTCGCCCGAGGACAGTTCGATCAAGCTGCGCAAGCTGAACGCCGGGGCCGGCGCGCAGCCGCTGATCCTGATACAGGACCCGCGCCTGCGCTGGCCCGACACCTTCAGCGAAGGCCCGGATGGCAGCATCTACGTGACGACGTCGCGCATCCAGGACTCGGCATTCTTCAAGCCGGGTGCGCCGATTGCGTTGCCGACTTCGCTGTGGCGACTGCGCGAAGGGAAATAA
- a CDS encoding DMT family transporter has product MNSRTLGYLYLVLAMVTVGSTVVASKIAAATLPPFTATALRFALALPFLVVLVPLLKARLPRLGRGDWLLLLVQACAGAIGYTALMMAGLRRTSATEAGVILGLLPLVAALFSMLALRERPSWRLWGAIAVALAGVLLATGNGTGGGSWQGNLLVLAALVCETIFILLNRRMRVAVPALWLSVLMTGLGLALSLLAALFEAPWRLQPDAAALWAVAYYALVPTVGGFLLWYAGCARVSAAEASLTTAIAPVAALLLAAPVLGEHVGPLQWAGVACVLCAVLFAGWSGSRAVAPARA; this is encoded by the coding sequence ATGAACAGCAGAACCCTGGGCTACCTGTACCTGGTGCTTGCCATGGTCACGGTGGGCAGCACCGTCGTGGCCAGCAAGATCGCGGCGGCGACCCTGCCGCCATTCACCGCTACCGCCTTGCGCTTCGCCCTGGCGCTGCCGTTCCTGGTGGTGCTGGTGCCATTGCTGAAAGCGCGGCTGCCGCGGCTGGGTCGCGGCGACTGGCTGCTGTTGCTGGTGCAAGCCTGCGCGGGCGCGATCGGCTACACGGCCTTGATGATGGCGGGCCTGCGTCGCACGTCCGCCACCGAGGCCGGCGTGATCCTGGGCCTGCTGCCCCTGGTGGCGGCACTGTTCTCGATGCTGGCGCTGCGCGAGCGGCCGTCCTGGCGCCTGTGGGGTGCCATCGCCGTGGCGCTGGCCGGCGTGCTGCTGGCCACGGGCAACGGCACCGGCGGCGGTTCCTGGCAGGGCAACCTGCTCGTGCTGGCCGCACTGGTGTGCGAGACCATCTTCATCCTGCTGAACCGGCGCATGCGCGTGGCCGTGCCGGCATTGTGGCTGTCCGTGCTGATGACGGGATTGGGGCTGGCGCTGTCGCTGCTGGCCGCGCTGTTCGAGGCACCGTGGCGCCTGCAGCCCGATGCGGCTGCGCTGTGGGCCGTCGCCTATTACGCGCTGGTGCCCACGGTCGGCGGCTTCCTGCTCTGGTATGCCGGCTGCGCACGCGTCAGCGCGGCGGAAGCCTCGTTGACGACTGCCATCGCGCCCGTCGCCGCGCTGCTGCTGGCCGCGCCCGTGCTGGGCGAACACGTGGGCCCGCTGCAGTGGGCGGGCGTCGCATGCGTGTTGTGCGCCGTGCTGTTTGCCGGCTGGTCCGGATCGAGGGCGGTGGCACCGGCGCGCGCCTGA
- a CDS encoding PhzF family phenazine biosynthesis protein, translating into MIERVERVAAFCADEGGGKLVGGNPAGVWIGAALPAPERMQAVAAQVGYSETVFAAPHADGNGDGWRVRYFSPESEVPFCGHATIALGAVLALKDGDGTFPLTTNHATISVQGTRGTEAVSASLQSPPTSSAPAPAALVDEALALFGYTRADLDERLPPALANGGAGHLILALHSRAALAAMRYDLDAGRTLMRREGYATIVTVHAETARRFHARNPFASGGVYEDPATGAGAAALAGYLRDIGWPHGGAIDIVQGEDMGVPCHLHVEIGPEPGSSMRVSGSARLIR; encoded by the coding sequence ATGATCGAGAGAGTGGAGCGGGTCGCCGCGTTTTGCGCGGACGAAGGCGGTGGCAAACTTGTCGGCGGCAATCCGGCCGGCGTCTGGATCGGCGCGGCCTTGCCGGCGCCGGAACGAATGCAGGCGGTAGCCGCGCAGGTCGGCTATTCCGAGACCGTGTTCGCCGCGCCCCATGCGGATGGCAACGGCGACGGCTGGCGCGTGCGCTATTTCTCGCCCGAATCGGAGGTTCCGTTCTGCGGCCACGCCACGATCGCGCTGGGCGCCGTGCTGGCGCTGAAGGACGGCGACGGCACCTTCCCGCTGACGACCAACCACGCCACCATTTCGGTGCAGGGCACGCGCGGCACGGAGGCAGTGTCGGCCAGCCTGCAGTCGCCGCCGACGAGCAGCGCACCCGCGCCGGCCGCACTGGTCGACGAAGCGCTGGCGCTGTTCGGCTATACCCGTGCCGACCTCGATGAGCGCCTGCCGCCCGCGCTGGCCAACGGCGGCGCCGGCCACCTGATCCTGGCACTGCACTCGCGCGCGGCGCTGGCCGCGATGCGCTACGACCTCGACGCCGGCCGCACGCTGATGCGGCGCGAAGGCTACGCCACCATCGTCACCGTCCACGCGGAAACGGCGCGGCGCTTCCATGCGCGCAATCCGTTCGCTTCCGGCGGCGTGTATGAAGACCCGGCCACGGGGGCGGGCGCCGCGGCGCTGGCCGGTTACCTGCGCGACATCGGCTGGCCGCACGGCGGCGCCATCGACATCGTGCAGGGCGAGGACATGGGCGTGCCCTGCCACCTGCACGTGGAGATCGGCCCCGAGCCGGGCAGCTCGATGCGGGTGTCGGGCAGTGCGCGGTTGATCCGCTAG
- a CDS encoding metallophosphoesterase family protein, translating into MMNPRLALGATAALTLALLAACGSDNDDSAPVATSPQDPAPVTAPSVAFMTDVHFENVYGDFKNAAFAGVPMKDGRNATIRTMYAELTSTRLFNENYFAFRAALDDAYAKGIRHVALPGDFSDDAQPINVDGIAAILKEYQAKGMRFFIAPGNHDPNEPYDDMEAGKNDFLTKEGKEQKVYASGSAACKAKDPTVVCSDQLMEQGYEKLVAKLSDHGFMPNRADVLWETPFSKYSGGKYSYDEAAAQGALANRQFEICAEGTGGSYKAAGEAKLGKPYTKCTMMFDSSYLVEPVKGLWLLAIDANVFVPNAKFDPADPKNIKGFDGAGNAGWNKVVTHKQHLLDWIKAVSARAKAENKQLMAFSHYPTMDFYANQTAAMKAVFKPGAFQTARVPEVATTNAVAATGLPLHVGGHMHFNGTNDVTDANGNFFVNVQSPSLAVYGAAYKILTYKDKDTVDVQTVPLHAVPRFDELFPLYQAEYDYLQGSPAAADVAKRWDRAILDTKSYGEFTHYYFGELSRLRFMDEYWPCEMKEAAMSLNGRQMLILSQLQTKVTLAQLKDAPGVLPLTASCAAAGTAGAPAAAASQLATDWLDATAKAEALAAKAGLKLDDFAQITPYVFYGDFHRTVYAGELALRDMGSVRVNQYKVLMAAFPQTPAAIVKVGDKLSGQNPVGVPFQNQFKQVFGILKGLGSAKPSEHFTIDLKGKKVSNANSAALSFN; encoded by the coding sequence ATGATGAACCCCCGCCTTGCGCTTGGCGCCACCGCCGCGCTGACGCTGGCACTGCTGGCCGCTTGCGGCAGCGACAACGACGACAGCGCGCCTGTCGCGACCTCCCCGCAGGACCCCGCGCCCGTCACCGCGCCCAGCGTGGCCTTCATGACGGACGTGCACTTCGAGAACGTCTACGGCGACTTCAAGAACGCCGCCTTTGCCGGCGTGCCGATGAAGGACGGTCGCAACGCGACGATCCGCACCATGTACGCCGAGCTGACGTCCACCCGCCTGTTCAACGAAAACTACTTCGCGTTCCGCGCCGCGCTGGACGATGCCTATGCCAAGGGCATCCGCCACGTGGCGCTGCCGGGCGACTTTTCCGACGACGCGCAGCCGATCAACGTGGACGGCATCGCCGCCATCCTGAAGGAGTACCAGGCCAAGGGCATGCGCTTCTTCATCGCGCCGGGCAACCACGATCCGAACGAGCCGTACGACGACATGGAAGCGGGCAAGAACGACTTCCTGACGAAAGAAGGCAAGGAGCAGAAGGTGTACGCCAGCGGCAGCGCGGCGTGCAAGGCCAAGGACCCGACGGTGGTCTGCTCCGACCAGCTGATGGAGCAGGGCTACGAGAAGCTGGTGGCGAAACTGTCGGACCATGGCTTCATGCCGAACCGCGCGGACGTGCTGTGGGAGACGCCGTTCTCGAAATACAGCGGCGGCAAGTACAGCTACGATGAAGCGGCCGCGCAAGGTGCGCTGGCCAACCGCCAGTTCGAGATCTGCGCCGAAGGCACGGGTGGCAGCTACAAGGCGGCGGGCGAGGCGAAGCTGGGCAAGCCGTACACCAAGTGCACCATGATGTTCGATTCGTCCTACCTGGTGGAACCGGTCAAGGGCCTGTGGCTGCTGGCGATCGACGCCAACGTGTTCGTCCCGAACGCCAAGTTCGACCCGGCGGACCCGAAGAACATCAAGGGCTTCGACGGCGCCGGCAACGCCGGCTGGAACAAGGTCGTCACGCACAAGCAGCACCTGCTGGACTGGATCAAGGCCGTCAGCGCGCGCGCCAAGGCCGAGAACAAGCAGCTGATGGCGTTCTCGCACTACCCGACGATGGATTTCTACGCCAACCAGACGGCGGCGATGAAGGCCGTGTTCAAGCCGGGTGCGTTCCAGACCGCGCGCGTGCCGGAAGTGGCGACAACGAACGCGGTGGCCGCGACCGGCCTGCCGCTGCACGTGGGCGGCCACATGCACTTCAATGGCACCAACGACGTCACGGACGCCAACGGCAACTTCTTCGTCAACGTGCAGTCGCCCTCGCTGGCGGTGTACGGCGCGGCCTACAAGATCCTGACCTACAAGGACAAGGACACGGTGGACGTGCAGACGGTGCCCTTGCATGCCGTGCCGCGCTTCGATGAGCTGTTCCCGCTGTACCAGGCGGAATACGACTACCTGCAGGGCAGCCCGGCAGCCGCCGACGTGGCCAAGCGCTGGGACCGCGCCATCCTCGACACGAAATCGTACGGCGAATTCACGCACTACTACTTCGGCGAGCTGTCGCGCCTGCGCTTCATGGACGAATACTGGCCGTGCGAGATGAAGGAAGCGGCGATGAGCCTGAACGGCCGGCAGATGCTGATCCTGTCGCAGCTGCAGACCAAGGTCACGCTGGCCCAGCTGAAGGATGCGCCCGGCGTGCTGCCATTGACGGCCAGCTGCGCGGCGGCCGGCACGGCGGGCGCGCCGGCGGCAGCGGCCAGCCAGTTGGCGACCGACTGGCTCGACGCGACGGCGAAGGCGGAAGCATTGGCCGCCAAGGCCGGCCTGAAACTGGACGACTTCGCGCAGATCACGCCGTACGTCTTCTATGGCGACTTCCACCGCACCGTGTACGCGGGTGAGCTGGCGCTGCGCGACATGGGCAGCGTGCGCGTCAACCAGTACAAGGTGCTGATGGCGGCGTTCCCGCAAACGCCCGCGGCCATCGTCAAGGTGGGCGACAAGCTGTCCGGCCAGAACCCGGTGGGCGTGCCGTTCCAGAACCAGTTCAAGCAGGTGTTCGGCATCCTCAAGGGGCTCGGCTCGGCCAAGCCCAGCGAGCACTTCACCATCGACCTGAAAGGCAAGAAGGTGAGTAACGCCAACAGCGCTGCCTTGAGCTTCAACTGA
- a CDS encoding BON domain-containing protein: MKKIVLLTLATAASASFAFAQNMDTAGYKQAHNKAESDYKAAKKACKSLKDNAQDVCEEEAKVARAKAEREAVAQYKNTPRDLEKADRKLADAEYELAKERCDDLSGDAKDSCQNQARTAKANALASTGTGTTMGTTAGTSVAGTTGDGRTAVLVPNADRGTVANNAADVRDRTAAAADRMGDKTAAAADRLGDKTANAAANAKEKTSELAQTTREKTSNLAGTAQDKSADASAAMSDTMITAKVKADMAADKTAKAMDVHVETQKGVVMLSGFVESKAEADRAVQLARGVKGVTDVKSSIQVKK, translated from the coding sequence ATGAAGAAGATCGTATTGCTGACCCTGGCTACCGCAGCCAGTGCAAGTTTCGCATTCGCCCAGAACATGGATACCGCCGGCTACAAGCAGGCGCACAACAAGGCCGAATCGGATTACAAGGCCGCCAAGAAGGCGTGCAAATCGTTGAAGGACAACGCCCAGGACGTCTGCGAGGAAGAAGCCAAGGTCGCTCGTGCCAAGGCCGAACGCGAGGCCGTGGCGCAGTACAAGAACACGCCGCGCGACCTGGAAAAGGCCGACCGCAAGCTGGCCGACGCCGAGTATGAACTGGCAAAAGAGCGTTGCGACGACCTGAGCGGCGACGCCAAGGATTCGTGCCAGAACCAGGCCCGCACGGCGAAAGCCAACGCCCTGGCCTCGACGGGCACGGGCACCACGATGGGCACGACGGCCGGCACCAGCGTGGCCGGCACCACCGGTGACGGCCGTACCGCCGTGCTGGTACCGAACGCCGACCGTGGCACGGTAGCGAACAACGCCGCCGACGTGCGCGACCGTACGGCCGCCGCGGCCGACCGCATGGGTGACAAGACCGCCGCCGCGGCCGATCGCCTCGGCGACAAGACGGCCAACGCTGCCGCCAACGCCAAGGAAAAGACTTCGGAGCTGGCCCAGACCACGCGCGAGAAAACCTCGAACCTGGCCGGCACGGCGCAGGACAAGTCGGCTGACGCCTCGGCCGCCATGTCCGACACGATGATCACGGCGAAGGTCAAGGCCGACATGGCTGCCGACAAGACGGCCAAGGCGATGGACGTCCACGTCGAAACGCAGAAAGGCGTCGTCATGCTGAGCGGCTTCGTCGAAAGCAAGGCTGAAGCCGACCGTGCAGTCCAGCTGGCCCGTGGCGTCAAGGGCGTGACGGACGTGAAGAGCTCGATCCAGGTCAAGAAGTAA
- a CDS encoding methyl-accepting chemotaxis protein — translation MGIGTLGNSSIRTRLSIGFGLVFLLLTIVTALGIVRVGQIDSILSNISDVNQVKQRHAINFRGSVHDRAIALRDVVLAADAAAIKVHLGQLFALADKYAASAGPLDALLAGRADTTAAELAAVAGIKAAEAKAQPLIAAVVALRQAGKTAEAIPLLQQQAAPAFDGWLAAVNRLIDLEEKASVAQAAQARTVAHDFTVFMVALGLVAIALGMAAAWLIGRSLTRQLGGEPAYASSIVAAIAAGNLAVRIDTRPGDTSSLLHAMRGMRDSLVNIVTQVRHGTDTIATASREIAAGNHDLSQRTELQAGNIEQTASSMEQLTGTVKQNSDHARQANQLALSASEVATKGGAVVAEVVQTMASINESSKKIVDIIGVIDSIAFQTNILALNAAVEAARAGEQGRGFAVVATEVRSLAQRSAGAAREIKALIDDSVERVDVGARLVDQAGATMAEIVDSVRRVTDIMGEISTASIEQTAGIEQVNAAVVGMDQVVQQNAALVEEAAAAASSLQDEAGHLAEVVAVFRLKEETAAPVARAPVARKPRAAGPRLAAVPKAAPAPAAAPAHPVVRKTVNARTQPDDSWEEF, via the coding sequence ATGGGCATCGGCACTCTCGGCAACAGCAGCATCCGCACGCGTTTATCCATCGGCTTCGGCCTTGTCTTCCTGCTGCTGACGATCGTCACGGCGCTCGGCATCGTCCGGGTCGGCCAGATCGACAGCATCCTCAGCAATATTTCCGACGTCAACCAGGTCAAGCAGCGCCACGCGATCAATTTCCGCGGCAGCGTGCACGACCGCGCCATCGCGCTGCGCGACGTGGTGCTGGCGGCCGACGCCGCCGCCATCAAGGTGCACCTGGGCCAGCTGTTCGCACTGGCCGACAAATACGCCGCCTCGGCCGGCCCGCTGGACGCCTTGCTGGCCGGCCGCGCCGACACCACGGCGGCCGAGCTGGCCGCCGTGGCCGGCATCAAGGCGGCCGAGGCCAAGGCGCAGCCGCTGATCGCCGCCGTGGTGGCGCTGCGCCAGGCCGGCAAGACGGCCGAGGCCATCCCGCTGCTGCAGCAACAGGCCGCGCCGGCGTTCGACGGCTGGCTGGCCGCCGTCAACCGCCTGATCGACCTGGAGGAAAAGGCCAGTGTCGCCCAGGCCGCCCAGGCACGCACGGTGGCGCACGACTTCACGGTCTTCATGGTCGCGCTTGGCCTGGTGGCGATCGCCCTGGGCATGGCCGCGGCCTGGCTGATCGGGCGCAGCCTGACGCGCCAGCTGGGCGGCGAACCGGCCTATGCCTCGTCCATCGTGGCGGCCATCGCGGCCGGCAACCTGGCCGTGCGCATCGACACAAGACCGGGTGACACGTCCAGCCTGCTGCACGCGATGCGCGGCATGCGCGACAGCCTGGTCAACATCGTCACCCAGGTGCGGCACGGCACGGACACGATCGCCACCGCGTCGCGCGAGATCGCCGCGGGCAACCACGACCTGTCGCAACGCACCGAACTGCAGGCCGGCAATATCGAACAGACGGCGTCCTCGATGGAGCAGCTGACCGGCACCGTCAAGCAGAACTCCGACCATGCACGCCAGGCCAACCAGCTGGCGCTGTCGGCTTCCGAGGTCGCCACCAAGGGCGGCGCGGTGGTGGCCGAGGTGGTGCAGACGATGGCGTCGATCAACGAGTCGTCGAAGAAGATCGTCGACATCATCGGCGTGATCGACAGCATTGCTTTCCAGACCAATATCCTGGCGCTGAACGCGGCTGTCGAGGCGGCCCGGGCGGGCGAGCAGGGCCGCGGCTTTGCCGTCGTCGCCACCGAGGTGCGCAGCCTGGCCCAGCGCTCGGCCGGCGCCGCGCGCGAGATCAAGGCGCTGATCGACGATTCCGTCGAGCGGGTCGACGTCGGTGCGCGGCTGGTGGACCAGGCCGGCGCCACGATGGCCGAGATCGTCGACAGCGTGCGCCGCGTGACCGACATCATGGGCGAGATCTCCACCGCCAGCATCGAGCAGACGGCCGGCATCGAGCAGGTCAACGCGGCCGTCGTCGGCATGGACCAGGTGGTGCAGCAGAATGCCGCGCTGGTGGAAGAGGCGGCCGCCGCCGCGTCGTCGCTGCAGGACGAGGCCGGCCACCTGGCCGAGGTCGTCGCCGTGTTCCGGCTGAAGGAGGAAACGGCGGCGCCGGTCGCCCGGGCACCCGTGGCGCGCAAGCCACGCGCAGCCGGTCCGCGCCTGGCAGCCGTACCGAAGGCCGCGCCGGCGCCTGCTGCCGCGCCGGCGCACCCGGTTGTCCGCAAGACAGTCAATGCCCGCACCCAGCCGGACGACTCCTGGGAAGAGTTCTGA
- a CDS encoding dipeptidyl-peptidase 3 family protein, whose product MKKPLLSLLVSAAVASAFVGSAAAAPAGVAELNKMTQRYAPVELAVNAGGLSAGDRRAISKLIEAAKIVDILQLRQRWSGNEALLAALQNDNSALGRARLDYFWLNKGPWSILDGNTSFLPAQIGKIRIPARKIEGGNFYPETARKAALEKWMNGLPAEEKKQAQWFFTTIRQDKDGKFQIVKYSEEYKTELQQLSILLKEAADATDNASLKKFLTLRAEAFLTNDYLASDFAWMDLDSPVDVTIGPYETYNDELFGYKAAFEAYVSLRDQQETDKLNFFAKHMQELEDNLPLDPQYRNPKVGAVAPMVVVNQVFGAGDGNMGVQTAAYNLPNDERIISQRGSKRVMLKNVQEAKFKATLTPIAQLVLRPQDRKDVHFDSFFTHILAHEITHGLGPHKTRKNGVESTPRQDLKDAYATIEEAKADVTGLYALMYMMDKGQLKDSLGQGEEAERKLHTTFLASAFRTLHFGLTDSHARGMAIQVNYLLDKGAFVSHGDGTFSVNFKKIKQAITDLDREFLTIEATGDYARAKAMMTKYVVIRPDVQKALNKMKAVPNDIRPSFPTAQALLAK is encoded by the coding sequence ATGAAAAAACCTCTCCTTTCGCTGCTGGTGTCCGCCGCGGTTGCCAGTGCCTTCGTTGGCAGCGCCGCCGCCGCGCCTGCAGGTGTTGCCGAGCTGAACAAGATGACGCAGCGCTACGCCCCAGTCGAGCTGGCGGTCAATGCCGGCGGGCTGTCCGCCGGCGACCGGCGCGCCATCTCCAAGCTGATCGAAGCGGCCAAGATCGTCGACATCCTGCAACTGCGCCAACGCTGGTCCGGCAACGAAGCCCTGCTGGCGGCACTGCAGAACGACAACTCCGCACTGGGCCGTGCCCGCCTCGACTATTTCTGGCTGAACAAGGGCCCGTGGTCCATCCTGGACGGCAACACGTCCTTCCTGCCCGCGCAGATCGGCAAGATCAGGATCCCGGCACGCAAGATCGAAGGCGGCAACTTCTATCCCGAGACGGCAAGAAAGGCCGCGCTGGAAAAATGGATGAACGGCCTGCCGGCGGAAGAGAAGAAGCAGGCGCAATGGTTCTTCACGACGATTCGCCAGGACAAGGACGGCAAGTTCCAGATCGTCAAGTATTCCGAGGAATACAAGACCGAGCTGCAGCAGTTGTCGATCCTGCTGAAGGAAGCGGCCGATGCCACCGACAATGCGTCGCTGAAGAAGTTCCTGACCCTGCGCGCCGAGGCCTTCCTGACCAACGACTACCTGGCGTCGGACTTCGCCTGGATGGACCTGGATTCGCCGGTGGACGTGACGATCGGCCCGTACGAGACCTACAACGACGAGCTGTTCGGCTACAAGGCCGCGTTCGAAGCCTACGTCAGCCTGCGCGACCAGCAGGAAACGGACAAGCTGAACTTCTTCGCCAAGCACATGCAGGAACTGGAAGACAACCTGCCGCTGGACCCGCAGTACCGCAACCCGAAAGTGGGCGCGGTGGCGCCGATGGTGGTCGTCAACCAGGTGTTCGGCGCCGGCGACGGCAATATGGGCGTGCAGACGGCCGCCTACAACCTGCCGAATGACGAGCGCATCATCAGCCAGCGCGGTTCCAAGCGCGTGATGCTGAAGAACGTCCAGGAAGCCAAGTTCAAGGCGACCTTGACGCCGATCGCCCAGCTGGTGCTGCGTCCGCAGGACCGCAAGGACGTGCACTTCGACTCCTTCTTCACGCACATCCTGGCGCACGAGATCACGCACGGCCTGGGCCCGCACAAGACCAGGAAGAACGGTGTCGAATCGACCCCGCGCCAGGACCTGAAGGACGCCTACGCCACCATCGAGGAAGCCAAGGCCGACGTGACGGGCCTGTACGCGCTGATGTACATGATGGACAAGGGCCAGCTGAAGGATTCGCTGGGCCAGGGCGAAGAAGCGGAGCGCAAGCTGCACACCACCTTCCTGGCCTCGGCCTTCCGCACGCTGCACTTCGGCCTGACCGACTCGCACGCGCGCGGCATGGCGATCCAGGTCAACTACCTGCTCGACAAGGGCGCGTTCGTCTCGCACGGCGACGGCACGTTCTCCGTCAACTTCAAGAAGATCAAGCAGGCCATCACGGACCTGGACCGCGAGTTCCTGACGATCGAGGCCACCGGCGACTACGCCCGCGCCAAGGCGATGATGACGAAATACGTCGTGATCCGCCCGGACGTGCAGAAGGCGCTGAACAAGATGAAGGCCGTGCCGAACGATATCCGGCCGTCCTTCCCCACCGCGCAGGCGCTGCTGGCGAAATAA